The Propionispora vibrioides genome has a window encoding:
- the trmL gene encoding tRNA (uridine(34)/cytosine(34)/5-carboxymethylaminomethyluridine(34)-2'-O)-methyltransferase TrmL, with the protein MHIVLVEPEIPGNTGNVARLCAATNSELHLVKPLGFSIEDRYLKRAGLDYWHLVKVHIHESFAEVAATYAGHNFYFNTTKASKHYTEMTYQTDDFLVFGKETAGLPEALLAANHENCIRIPMLNEARSLNLSNAVAIVVYEGLRQQNFINLR; encoded by the coding sequence ATGCATATCGTTTTAGTAGAACCGGAAATTCCCGGCAATACGGGAAATGTTGCCCGGTTATGCGCAGCAACAAACAGTGAGCTTCATTTAGTAAAACCGCTTGGTTTTTCCATAGAAGACCGTTACTTGAAGCGTGCCGGTCTGGACTATTGGCACTTGGTCAAAGTACATATTCATGAGTCTTTTGCCGAGGTGGCAGCCACCTATGCAGGACATAATTTTTATTTCAATACAACAAAGGCGTCGAAGCACTATACGGAAATGACATATCAGACTGATGATTTCTTAGTATTTGGCAAAGAAACCGCCGGCCTGCCGGAAGCTTTGCTGGCGGCGAATCATGAAAATTGCATCCGGATTCCTATGTTGAATGAGGCTCGCTCTTTAAACTTATCCAATGCGGTGGCTATTGTGGTATACGAGGGTTTGCGGCAGCAAAATTTTATCAATTTAAGGTGA
- a CDS encoding TIM barrel protein, translated as MSYALFGSAGNPDAFYQSGHKASVEMPAWLAKHGLTAYEYQCSRGARVKEATACAIGQTAMAHGIRLSIHAPYYISLATNDAQISANTVQHFIRSLRVAHWLGADRIVFHMGGCGKEPRETALEKAKASFAAVLNEIEKEGLGGIYLAPETMGKQNQLGNLEEVLALCRMSPWVIPAVDFGHLHAVSTGGYTRKEEYAAVFDRIGEELGAEIAKHLHIHFSKIEFTKAGEKRHWTFADPFGPPHEPLLELCAELGYTPRIICESAGTQAADARQMQEMYFRLLGIGNR; from the coding sequence ATGTCTTACGCATTATTTGGCTCGGCTGGCAATCCGGACGCATTCTATCAATCCGGGCATAAAGCCTCGGTGGAAATGCCGGCCTGGCTGGCAAAACACGGGCTCACGGCCTACGAATATCAATGCAGCCGTGGTGCTCGCGTAAAGGAAGCAACGGCCTGCGCCATAGGCCAAACAGCCATGGCCCACGGCATACGGCTTAGTATACATGCCCCGTATTATATCAGTCTGGCCACTAATGATGCCCAAATTTCAGCCAATACGGTGCAGCATTTTATCCGCTCTTTACGGGTAGCGCATTGGCTGGGGGCAGACCGGATTGTTTTTCATATGGGCGGCTGTGGTAAGGAGCCGCGGGAGACGGCGCTGGAAAAGGCGAAAGCCTCATTTGCTGCGGTGTTGAATGAGATAGAAAAGGAAGGGTTGGGCGGCATATATTTGGCCCCGGAAACCATGGGCAAACAGAACCAACTAGGGAATCTGGAGGAGGTGCTGGCCCTTTGCCGGATGTCGCCCTGGGTTATTCCGGCCGTTGATTTCGGACATCTTCATGCCGTCAGTACCGGTGGGTATACCCGCAAGGAAGAATATGCGGCGGTTTTTGACCGGATTGGCGAAGAATTAGGTGCTGAAATTGCTAAGCATCTGCATATTCATTTTAGCAAGATTGAATTTACCAAAGCGGGAGAAAAAAGGCACTGGACGTTTGCCGATCCTTTCGGACCACCGCATGAGCCGCTATTGGAGCTATGCGCCGAGCTGGGTTATACACCGCGGATTATTTGTGAATCAGCCGGCACACAGGCCGCTGATGCCAGGCAAATGCAGGAAATGTATTTCCGGTTGTTGGGCATAGGGAACCGCTGA
- a CDS encoding M20 metallopeptidase family protein, whose protein sequence is MDDKIGLLVKQYAEKVILLRRHFHKYPEVSGKEFNTQKKIMEELTVIGLQPRKAAGTGVVVEIEGTRPGKTVAIRADMDALKIQDEGTAEYHSVHDGVCHACGHDGHTAMLLGVAQILSEYKEFSGTARLLFQPTEEEPPSGAMSLIKEGALDGVASIIGVHLWQALAVGTIGSTYGPMMASPDEFIITVQGRGGHGSMPHQTVDALLAGTQIVLALNTVVSRNVDPMDSAVLSVCSFQSGNVYNVIPDTATIRGTIRTFKLELRQAILSRIEQIVLGIGAATGTTCVFKKGTGCPPVINAPEIVKQGMLAGAEIVGADKVLEISPVMSGEDFSCYQEKIPGGFFFIGSGNPAKGIIYPQHHPKFDIDEAALSYGTEFLLRTALKLL, encoded by the coding sequence ATGGATGATAAGATCGGTTTACTTGTAAAACAATATGCTGAGAAAGTTATTCTGCTGCGCCGCCATTTTCACAAGTATCCGGAGGTCAGCGGGAAAGAGTTCAATACGCAGAAAAAAATCATGGAAGAATTGACGGTTATTGGTCTCCAGCCGCGTAAGGCCGCCGGTACGGGAGTGGTTGTTGAAATTGAAGGAACCAGGCCGGGAAAAACCGTGGCAATACGGGCAGATATGGACGCTTTGAAAATTCAGGACGAAGGAACCGCCGAATATCATTCGGTACATGACGGTGTCTGCCATGCCTGCGGCCACGACGGCCATACCGCTATGCTGCTGGGAGTTGCCCAAATTCTGTCGGAATATAAAGAGTTCAGCGGAACCGCACGGCTTTTGTTTCAGCCCACGGAAGAAGAGCCGCCTAGCGGTGCCATGTCTTTAATTAAAGAGGGAGCTCTTGACGGCGTTGCGTCGATTATTGGCGTTCACTTATGGCAGGCCTTGGCAGTCGGAACCATCGGCAGTACTTATGGCCCGATGATGGCATCACCCGATGAATTTATCATTACCGTTCAGGGCCGTGGCGGCCATGGGTCTATGCCGCATCAGACGGTTGATGCCTTATTAGCGGGAACACAGATTGTGTTAGCGCTCAATACGGTTGTTAGCCGGAATGTTGACCCGATGGATTCGGCCGTACTTTCCGTATGCTCTTTCCAGTCCGGGAATGTATATAATGTCATTCCCGATACGGCTACAATCAGAGGGACGATACGTACCTTTAAATTGGAGCTGCGGCAGGCTATTCTTTCCCGGATAGAACAAATTGTTCTGGGCATAGGCGCGGCAACGGGAACTACCTGTGTCTTTAAAAAAGGAACCGGCTGCCCGCCGGTAATCAACGCGCCGGAGATTGTCAAACAGGGAATGCTGGCTGGCGCCGAGATCGTAGGAGCGGATAAGGTGCTGGAAATATCGCCGGTGATGAGCGGTGAGGACTTTTCCTGTTATCAGGAGAAAATTCCGGGCGGGTTTTTCTTTATCGGGAGCGGGAATCCGGCCAAAGGCATTATTTATCCGCAGCATCATCCCAAATTTGATATTGATGAGGCAGCCTTGTCTTATGGAACGGAATTTTTGCTCAGGACTGCTTTGAAGCTGCTATGA